One window from the genome of Brevibacillus antibioticus encodes:
- a CDS encoding cytoplasmic protein produces the protein MAQKQITPQQRAALFAQMTRQNMQPISSVAGAENSRVTLNLPQTRLLHRTRLMVQATLNVKHASATNYVPAEFAPFTLVDNIRFEMNNGFAPVTLSGRQLYLHNMMRENADVLEVKPNGRGKNVQGLVASAAGTDNVIRFHLDIPNGLNDRDAIGLILLQNRETVANIHITFADRNALVKPGQTGYTLDIKNITVTPLVESFSIPQIPEALPDLSMLKLIQATSYDQAGAGDVVIKLPVSTTYRKLLFLVEDANGGVDESFIQSDIQLIFNQADTPYSVNPYHLASINHDQYGRPLPKGCWAFDFTYQGTINYSSGRDYVDTERLTEFWLKFKAAGACKISVVYEQLSRLR, from the coding sequence TTGGCACAAAAACAAATTACTCCCCAACAACGTGCAGCACTCTTTGCACAAATGACCCGTCAGAACATGCAACCCATTTCGTCTGTTGCGGGTGCTGAAAACTCCCGCGTCACGCTCAACCTACCACAAACGCGCTTGCTACATCGTACGCGCTTGATGGTACAAGCCACACTCAACGTCAAACACGCGAGCGCGACCAACTACGTTCCAGCAGAGTTTGCCCCGTTCACACTCGTTGATAACATTCGCTTCGAAATGAATAACGGGTTTGCACCGGTTACGCTGTCCGGTCGTCAGTTGTATTTACACAACATGATGCGTGAGAATGCGGACGTGTTGGAAGTCAAACCGAACGGTCGAGGGAAGAACGTCCAAGGACTGGTTGCTTCTGCTGCTGGTACAGATAACGTGATTCGCTTCCATTTGGATATTCCGAATGGTCTCAATGATCGGGACGCGATTGGTTTAATCCTGTTGCAAAACCGCGAGACGGTAGCCAATATCCATATCACGTTTGCTGATCGCAACGCGCTTGTGAAACCGGGTCAAACCGGATACACACTCGACATTAAAAACATCACCGTTACCCCGTTGGTGGAGTCGTTCTCCATTCCACAAATCCCCGAAGCTCTCCCGGATCTCTCCATGCTGAAATTGATTCAAGCCACCTCTTACGACCAAGCAGGTGCAGGGGATGTTGTGATCAAGCTTCCAGTGAGCACCACCTACCGCAAATTGTTGTTCCTCGTCGAAGATGCAAACGGCGGGGTAGATGAGTCTTTCATCCAATCGGATATCCAGCTCATTTTCAACCAAGCGGATACCCCATACTCCGTGAACCCGTACCATTTGGCATCCATCAACCATGATCAATATGGACGACCTCTACCAAAAGGTTGCTGGGCATTTGACTTTACCTACCAAGGAACAATCAACTACAGCTCGGGTCGGGACTATGTAGACACGGAACGCCTGACAGAATTCTGGCTGAAATTTAAGGCTGCTGGCGCGTGCAAAATTTCCGTTGTGTATGAACAGCTCTCCCGCCTGCGCTAA